A window of the Flavobacterium sangjuense genome harbors these coding sequences:
- a CDS encoding XdhC family protein: MILDFYRSVSQSLQSEKRLVLMVVIANEGSSPGRKGFKMSVTKHGMFGTIGGGIMEHKLVEYAQSLLDKPTFQPFIKHQIHDKSAPKDQSGMICSGQQTIAFYDIKADFLPLVNQIITEENFEITYNNFGINVTSENPEWSFTETNSLPQKVYIIGGGHVGLALSEVLSRMDFEIHILDHRENLNTMMQNNFVHSRQTVEFEQIQNYIPEGNDVYVVIMSFGYRTDDIIIRRLIDKKFKYIGLLGSKEKIATLFSKMVEDGFDKDNIAKVYAPIGIDIKSETTQEIAISVAAQLIRVKNQNR, from the coding sequence ATGATTTTAGATTTTTATAGAAGCGTTTCCCAAAGTCTTCAATCCGAAAAGCGATTGGTACTGATGGTTGTGATTGCCAATGAAGGCAGCAGTCCGGGACGAAAAGGTTTTAAGATGTCAGTTACTAAACACGGAATGTTCGGAACGATTGGCGGCGGAATCATGGAACATAAGTTGGTGGAATATGCACAATCGCTTTTGGACAAACCAACTTTTCAACCATTTATAAAACACCAAATCCACGATAAATCGGCACCCAAAGACCAATCGGGAATGATATGTTCGGGGCAGCAGACGATTGCTTTTTATGATATTAAAGCTGATTTTCTTCCGTTGGTGAATCAAATTATAACGGAAGAAAATTTCGAGATTACATACAACAATTTCGGAATTAATGTCACTTCCGAAAACCCGGAATGGTCGTTTACCGAAACCAATTCGCTACCACAAAAAGTCTATATCATTGGAGGCGGACATGTAGGTTTGGCGTTGAGCGAAGTGCTTTCACGTATGGATTTTGAGATTCATATTCTTGATCATCGCGAGAATTTGAATACGATGATGCAGAATAACTTCGTGCATTCAAGACAAACCGTCGAATTTGAACAAATTCAAAATTATATTCCAGAAGGAAATGATGTTTATGTAGTGATTATGTCGTTTGGTTACCGAACAGATGATATTATCATTCGCAGGTTAATCGACAAAAAATTCAAATACATTGGACTGCTTGGAAGCAAGGAAAAAATAGCAACACTGTTTTCAAAAATGGTTGAAGATGGTTTTGATAAAGATAATATTGCCAAAGTCTATGCGCCAATTGGCATTGATATCAAAAGCGAAACAACTCAGGAAATCGCGATTAGTGTTGCCGCACAGTTAATCAGAGTTAAAAACCAAAACAGATGA
- the allB gene encoding allantoinase AllB, with amino-acid sequence MHERKIYSNRVWVENKLQPATISFTNEKIISIDFKKLDDAEDYGNAVIMPGVIDVHVHINEPGRTEWEGFETATQAAAAGGSTTIIDMPLNASPVTTTLDAFNQKLEASKGKMNVNVGFYAGLIPGNAPHLESLIGAGVVGVKCFLTHSGIDEFPNVTEKDLDEAMPIIAKYNIPLLAHCELYDTEVECDFENNPTSYQHYLASRPKKWENDAIDLMIRMCRKHNCPVHIVHVASAEALSKIEAAKKEGLPITAETCTQYIFFNAEDIPDGNCIYKCAPPIREKANNEQLKSAFASGVLDFITTDHSPAPPNIKEMESGNLKKAWGGIAGIQFLLTASWTALKNTMSLDQFIPLVTSKPAAFIKASTKGTIQIDNDADFVIWNPDAIDLVKAEDIFFRYKISPYIAQNLNGQVLETIVNGTTVYHNKSIQNKNKGQWLLQK; translated from the coding sequence GTGCACGAAAGAAAAATATACAGCAACCGAGTTTGGGTTGAAAATAAACTACAACCAGCAACCATAAGTTTTACCAACGAAAAAATCATTTCCATTGATTTCAAAAAATTGGATGATGCTGAAGATTATGGCAATGCGGTTATAATGCCAGGCGTTATTGATGTTCATGTTCATATCAACGAACCCGGAAGAACCGAATGGGAAGGTTTTGAAACCGCTACTCAGGCTGCAGCTGCCGGAGGTTCTACGACTATTATTGATATGCCTTTGAATGCGAGTCCGGTTACGACAACACTTGATGCTTTTAACCAAAAACTGGAAGCCTCAAAAGGCAAAATGAATGTCAATGTTGGTTTTTATGCCGGATTGATTCCCGGAAATGCTCCACATTTAGAATCACTTATTGGTGCCGGAGTTGTAGGCGTAAAATGCTTTCTGACACATTCCGGTATTGATGAATTTCCGAATGTAACCGAAAAAGATTTAGACGAAGCAATGCCAATCATTGCAAAATATAATATTCCTTTATTAGCGCACTGCGAATTATATGATACCGAAGTTGAATGTGATTTCGAAAATAATCCAACAAGCTACCAACATTATTTAGCGAGTCGTCCAAAGAAATGGGAGAATGACGCCATCGATTTGATGATTAGAATGTGCCGCAAACACAATTGTCCCGTTCATATCGTTCATGTCGCATCTGCGGAAGCGTTATCTAAAATTGAAGCTGCAAAAAAAGAAGGCTTACCGATTACAGCCGAAACCTGTACACAATATATTTTCTTTAATGCGGAAGATATTCCTGACGGAAACTGCATTTACAAATGCGCACCGCCAATTCGGGAAAAGGCAAATAATGAACAATTGAAAAGCGCTTTTGCTTCAGGAGTTTTGGACTTCATTACAACCGACCACTCGCCTGCTCCGCCAAACATTAAGGAAATGGAAAGCGGCAATCTGAAAAAAGCCTGGGGCGGAATTGCAGGCATTCAATTCTTGTTGACTGCTTCATGGACGGCACTTAAAAATACAATGTCATTGGATCAATTTATTCCGTTAGTGACTTCAAAACCAGCTGCTTTTATTAAGGCTTCAACCAAAGGAACAATCCAAATTGATAACGACGCCGACTTTGTAATCTGGAATCCTGACGCAATCGATTTAGTAAAAGCGGAGGACATTTTTTTCAGATATAAAATAAGTCCATATATTGCGCAAAACTTAAACGGTCAAGTGCTTGAAACTATAGTAAATGGCACAACTGTTTATCACAATAAATCAATACAAAACAAAAATAAAGGACAATGGCTTTTGCAAAAGTAA
- a CDS encoding HesA/MoeB/ThiF family protein: MKRYERQIVMPEIGISGQKKLAEARVLIIGVGGLGCPVLQNLAGAGVGTIGLVDGDVVDETNLHRQFLYSLNDCGRNKVEVAAEVTLKQNPEVSIIRYSEYFAKQNCLEIVSDYQIIIDCTDNIPTRYLINDVAVAKGIPMVYASIHKFEGQLSVFNYKNGPTYRCLFPEDDRLEVIPNCNDSGVLGVLPNVLGTLQANEVLKIILEIGEVLSGELLLYNSLDNSFQTIKIQKDTNLINENNFINKSISITDFFTNDDSLIIDIREEYEEPKLDLETIKNVPLSQLDNFLKDVDSNQKIILVCQHGNRSELAVEYLIKKGFINVFHLQNGIESLERINNDNR; the protein is encoded by the coding sequence ATGAAACGATACGAAAGACAAATTGTCATGCCTGAAATTGGAATTTCAGGGCAAAAAAAACTAGCCGAAGCCAGAGTTTTAATTATTGGCGTTGGTGGTTTGGGTTGTCCTGTTTTGCAAAATCTTGCTGGTGCCGGAGTTGGAACTATCGGTCTTGTTGATGGTGATGTTGTAGATGAAACCAATTTGCATCGGCAGTTTCTATATTCGTTGAATGATTGCGGTAGAAATAAAGTCGAAGTTGCTGCTGAAGTTACTTTAAAACAAAACCCGGAAGTAAGCATAATTCGGTATTCAGAATATTTCGCCAAGCAAAATTGCCTTGAAATTGTTTCTGATTACCAAATCATTATCGATTGTACAGACAATATTCCGACACGCTATCTGATAAACGATGTAGCAGTGGCAAAAGGAATTCCGATGGTTTATGCTTCGATTCATAAATTCGAAGGGCAGCTTTCGGTTTTCAATTATAAAAACGGACCAACTTACCGTTGTTTATTTCCGGAAGATGATCGGTTAGAAGTCATTCCAAATTGTAACGATTCGGGAGTTTTGGGAGTTTTACCTAATGTTTTAGGAACGCTGCAGGCGAATGAAGTATTGAAAATTATCCTGGAAATCGGAGAAGTTTTGAGTGGTGAATTATTATTGTATAATAGTTTAGATAATAGTTTTCAAACTATTAAAATTCAAAAAGATACAAATTTAATAAACGAAAATAATTTTATAAATAAAAGCATCTCGATAACCGATTTTTTCACCAATGATGATTCGCTGATAATTGATATCAGGGAAGAATATGAAGAACCAAAATTGGATTTGGAAACTATCAAAAACGTACCTTTGTCACAGTTAGATAACTTCCTGAAAGACGTTGATTCAAACCAAAAAATAATTCTGGTTTGTCAACACGGAAACAGAAGTGAACTAGCTGTTGAATATCTTATAAAAAAAGGATTTATCAATGTTTTTCATTTGCAAAACGGAATAGAATCTTTAGAGAGAATAAATAATGACAACAGATAA
- a CDS encoding molybdopterin molybdotransferase MoeA, whose protein sequence is MISTSEAFSILENLNYSKRVVELSLLEARNHVLAETVYSPINMPPFRQATMDGFAIALHDSLQYEIVGEVKAGDFFTNELKPGQAVKIFTGAAVPNSAQAVIQIEKVSVTNSDLFLQENIKPETNIRQLGAQITKDAVALEEGTFLNPAAIGFLTGLGITKVKVFQKPSVGIVVTGNELISAGENLPNGKVYESNTIMLQTALFDANFNTVSLYKVNDDFENTKSTLKKAINENDVVLVSGGISVGDYDFVGKALESLEVETLFYKVNQKPGKPLLVGKQNDKLIFALPGNPAASLTCFYVYVLPTLQRRSGIKHTYGSQLKKSLAHDFTVDNPRSQFLKAFIVDDEVTILSHQDSGMLNSFALANALVYVPNGNYQLSKGDKVSVYLI, encoded by the coding sequence ATGATTTCTACTTCCGAAGCCTTTTCGATTCTTGAAAATCTGAATTATTCCAAAAGAGTAGTAGAGCTTTCGCTATTGGAAGCACGTAATCATGTTTTAGCTGAAACGGTTTATTCGCCAATCAATATGCCGCCGTTTAGACAGGCAACGATGGATGGTTTCGCGATTGCGTTGCACGATTCGTTACAGTATGAAATTGTTGGTGAAGTCAAAGCAGGTGATTTCTTTACAAATGAATTAAAGCCCGGTCAAGCCGTAAAAATATTCACTGGTGCCGCTGTTCCCAATTCGGCTCAGGCTGTAATCCAGATTGAGAAAGTTAGCGTTACGAATTCTGATTTGTTTCTTCAAGAAAATATAAAACCGGAAACCAATATCCGTCAACTCGGCGCACAGATTACTAAAGACGCAGTTGCTTTGGAAGAAGGCACGTTTTTAAACCCGGCAGCAATCGGGTTTTTAACGGGATTGGGGATTACCAAAGTCAAAGTATTTCAAAAGCCTTCTGTTGGAATTGTTGTAACCGGAAATGAGCTGATTTCAGCAGGTGAAAATTTGCCAAACGGAAAAGTGTACGAAAGCAACACAATAATGCTGCAAACGGCTTTATTTGATGCAAATTTTAATACTGTTTCGCTTTACAAAGTCAACGATGATTTTGAAAACACGAAAAGCACACTAAAAAAAGCAATCAATGAGAATGATGTTGTCTTGGTTTCGGGTGGAATTTCTGTTGGTGATTATGATTTCGTAGGCAAAGCTTTAGAAAGTTTAGAAGTCGAAACGTTGTTTTATAAAGTCAATCAAAAACCAGGAAAACCTTTGTTGGTTGGGAAACAAAACGATAAACTTATCTTTGCCTTACCCGGAAATCCGGCAGCGAGTTTGACTTGCTTTTATGTGTATGTGTTGCCAACACTGCAAAGACGTTCGGGAATAAAACACACTTATGGTTCACAACTGAAGAAGAGTTTAGCTCATGATTTTACCGTTGATAATCCGCGTAGTCAGTTTTTGAAAGCCTTTATTGTTGATGATGAAGTTACGATTTTATCACATCAGGATTCGGGAATGTTGAATTCGTTTGCTCTTGCGAACGCTTTGGTTTATGTTCCAAATGGGAATTATCAATTGTCAAAAGGCGATAAAGTTTCGGTTTATCTTATCTAA
- a CDS encoding sulfite exporter TauE/SafE family protein: MLAGELIQSPLLLILLLLVAFLYASVGHGGASGYLALMSLFAFPVTYMKPTALVLNILVSAISFYFYYREKKFERKLFYPFAITSIPFSFLGGSLTIETHIYKIILATVLLFAVGRLVGILGKQKGELKPINIPLALFIGAVIGFLSGLIGIGGGIILSPVILLLGWADIKKSAAVSALFILVNSVSGLFGFVSKGGILPISSLSLIAVVLVGGILGGYFGSKKMNVQMLRNVLALVLLIAIFKLYTT, encoded by the coding sequence ATGCTTGCTGGCGAACTCATTCAATCTCCGTTATTACTCATTTTATTGCTGCTTGTAGCATTTTTATATGCCAGCGTCGGTCATGGTGGAGCAAGTGGCTATTTGGCTTTGATGAGTTTGTTTGCGTTTCCGGTTACGTATATGAAACCAACCGCTTTGGTGTTGAATATATTGGTTTCGGCTATTTCTTTTTATTTTTATTATCGTGAAAAGAAGTTTGAAAGGAAATTGTTTTATCCTTTTGCCATAACCTCAATTCCATTCTCTTTTTTAGGTGGAAGCCTTACGATTGAAACGCACATCTATAAAATCATTTTAGCCACGGTTTTATTATTTGCCGTAGGAAGATTAGTTGGTATATTAGGAAAACAAAAAGGAGAATTAAAACCAATAAACATTCCTTTAGCCTTATTCATTGGAGCCGTAATCGGATTTTTATCAGGATTGATAGGCATTGGTGGCGGTATCATCTTGAGTCCGGTGATTTTGCTTTTGGGTTGGGCAGATATCAAAAAAAGCGCAGCAGTTTCGGCTTTGTTTATTTTGGTGAATTCTGTTTCCGGGCTTTTCGGATTTGTGTCCAAAGGTGGAATCCTGCCAATTTCTTCGCTATCTTTGATAGCCGTAGTTTTGGTTGGTGGAATTCTCGGAGGTTACTTCGGAAGCAAAAAAATGAACGTTCAAATGTTGCGAAATGTTTTGGCTTTGGTTTTACTGATTGCTATCTTTAAATTGTACACAACCTAA
- the uraD gene encoding 2-oxo-4-hydroxy-4-carboxy-5-ureidoimidazoline decarboxylase: MNLLAFNKLPEETAKKELFACCGSNKWADAMMKHFPFVSEKQLVDLSSKIWYDECGEVDWRESFTHHPKIGDVKSLTEKFAGKEQASVAVATTETIEALAKANSDYENKNGFIFIVCATGKSATEMLALLNDRLQNTAEEELHIAMGEQQKISIIRFKKMLPDSDFSFLKVSQITTHVLDTSTGIPGKDISIRLQAFRNNVWQTIAQGITNSDGRIPDLLAQERNLKPDTYKMVFDTGKYYSGQKTFYPKVEIIFSTFDETHYHVPLLVNPFGYSTYRGS; the protein is encoded by the coding sequence ATGAATTTATTAGCATTTAATAAGTTGCCCGAAGAAACTGCAAAAAAGGAATTATTCGCTTGTTGTGGTTCCAATAAATGGGCTGATGCGATGATGAAGCACTTCCCTTTTGTTTCTGAAAAACAATTGGTGGATTTGTCTTCCAAAATCTGGTATGACGAATGTGGTGAAGTTGATTGGAGAGAATCGTTTACGCATCATCCGAAAATTGGCGATGTAAAAAGCTTAACCGAGAAGTTTGCAGGTAAAGAACAAGCCAGCGTTGCAGTGGCGACAACTGAAACGATTGAAGCTTTGGCGAAAGCCAATTCCGATTATGAAAACAAAAACGGATTCATCTTCATTGTATGTGCTACCGGAAAATCAGCAACAGAAATGTTGGCTTTACTGAATGACCGCTTGCAAAACACAGCGGAAGAAGAACTACACATCGCTATGGGCGAACAGCAGAAAATCTCTATCATCCGTTTCAAAAAGATGCTGCCTGACAGCGATTTCAGTTTCCTTAAAGTAAGCCAAATCACCACACACGTTTTAGATACTTCAACCGGAATTCCGGGAAAAGACATTTCGATAAGATTACAAGCTTTCAGAAATAACGTTTGGCAAACCATCGCGCAAGGCATTACAAACAGTGACGGTAGAATTCCCGATTTATTGGCACAAGAAAGAAACCTAAAGCCGGATACCTATAAAATGGTTTTCGATACCGGAAAATATTATTCAGGACAAAAAACCTTTTACCCAAAAGTAGAAATCATTTTCAGCACTTTTGACGAAACACATTATCACGTTCCTTTGTTGGTTAATCCTTTTGGATATAGTACTTACCGAGGAAGTTAA
- a CDS encoding DUF6986 family protein has product MTIPSNKKEQLFNSLSKANTTFNEIYPGDRSDRQPVHTLYGGANLFKSDAPIALGHRALEILETYAPNHEVFGKAFGLTGGNDFSKRIYDKVVAKLKSEAIEDFRIDFEDGYGNRSNEEEDATAESTAKEVAKGMAAKTLSPFIGIRVKPFTEEMKERGLRTLDIFVTTLVKETGGKLPDNFVVMLPKVTIPEQPETLANFMTILEEELGLAKGVLKMEMMVETTQAIMDIAGTNPLYRFIKAAQGRCIAMHFGTYDYTASCSITAKYQEMDHPVCDFAHHVTKVALAHTGIWLSDGATNTMPIGPHRGDLTPAQEKENMEVVHRAWKKGYDHIRHSLWNGYYQGWDLNPAQFPMRYAAVYAFFLESYDDAVDRLKTFVEKAARATLIGDVFDDAATGQGLLNYFLRALNSGAITEEEVLATGLTLDEIRGRSFKKILENRAGK; this is encoded by the coding sequence ATGACGATTCCGAGTAATAAAAAAGAACAATTGTTCAACAGTTTAAGCAAAGCCAATACAACTTTCAACGAAATATATCCGGGCGACCGAAGCGACCGCCAACCGGTACACACTTTGTATGGCGGAGCAAACTTATTCAAATCGGATGCGCCGATTGCATTGGGACACCGTGCTTTAGAAATATTAGAAACCTATGCACCAAACCACGAAGTTTTTGGAAAAGCTTTTGGTTTGACTGGCGGAAATGATTTCAGTAAACGCATTTATGATAAGGTCGTGGCCAAATTAAAATCAGAGGCTATTGAAGATTTCCGTATTGACTTCGAAGATGGTTACGGAAATCGTAGTAATGAAGAAGAAGATGCAACCGCTGAATCTACAGCAAAAGAAGTTGCCAAAGGAATGGCAGCCAAAACGCTTTCACCTTTTATTGGTATTCGTGTCAAACCGTTTACCGAAGAAATGAAGGAAAGAGGTTTGCGAACGCTGGATATTTTTGTGACCACTTTGGTAAAAGAAACTGGTGGAAAACTGCCTGACAACTTTGTGGTGATGTTACCAAAAGTTACTATTCCTGAACAACCTGAAACGCTGGCAAACTTCATGACAATTTTAGAAGAAGAATTAGGCTTAGCCAAAGGCGTATTAAAAATGGAAATGATGGTAGAAACTACCCAAGCCATTATGGATATTGCCGGAACAAATCCGTTATACCGTTTTATAAAAGCGGCACAAGGAAGATGTATCGCGATGCATTTCGGAACTTACGATTATACCGCAAGCTGCAGCATCACGGCGAAATATCAGGAAATGGATCATCCAGTTTGCGATTTTGCGCACCATGTAACCAAAGTAGCTTTGGCTCACACCGGAATCTGGTTGAGTGATGGTGCTACGAATACGATGCCTATTGGTCCGCACCGTGGTGACTTGACTCCGGCACAGGAAAAAGAAAACATGGAAGTGGTTCACAGAGCATGGAAAAAAGGATACGACCACATTCGTCACTCGTTGTGGAATGGATATTATCAAGGTTGGGATTTAAATCCTGCCCAATTCCCAATGCGTTATGCGGCGGTGTATGCGTTCTTTTTGGAAAGCTATGACGATGCCGTTGATCGTTTGAAAACCTTTGTGGAAAAAGCAGCACGAGCAACACTAATCGGAGATGTATTTGACGATGCTGCAACCGGACAAGGATTACTAAATTATTTCCTTCGAGCGTTGAACAGCGGTGCGATTACTGAAGAAGAAGTTCTGGCAACAGGCTTGACTTTAGATGAAATAAGAGGTCGTTCGTTTAAAAAGATATTAGAAAACAGAGCTGGAAAGTAA
- the alc gene encoding allantoicase, protein MAFAKVTEIIKESPAFTALTDLAAERLGGKVLYATDDFFAEKENLILPTRGIFIHDKYTDRGKWMDGWESRRKRTPGHDWAIIQLATSGKIKGFDIDTNFFLGNHPPHASVEAINLPNAEGITDWEHLAWKEILPQSHLDAGSQNFYECESDEIFTHLRLHIYPDGGVARFRVYGEVFKNWDAVSANDTIDLAAAINGGQAIACNDMFFSAMSNLIMPNRGANMGDGWETKRNRTPNNRDWVILKLAHKGTVDKIVVDTCHFKGNYPDSCSIECCVSDNDDAVINAGNWQTLLPQQKLSADNEHEFVKEISSHNAITHVRLNIFPDGGISRLRLFGKIS, encoded by the coding sequence ATGGCTTTTGCAAAAGTAACCGAGATTATAAAAGAATCACCAGCATTTACAGCACTTACCGACTTAGCCGCAGAACGTTTAGGCGGAAAGGTTTTATATGCTACCGATGATTTCTTTGCCGAAAAAGAAAACCTAATTCTGCCAACACGTGGCATATTCATACACGACAAATACACTGACAGAGGAAAATGGATGGACGGTTGGGAAAGCCGCAGAAAAAGGACTCCGGGACACGATTGGGCGATTATCCAATTGGCAACTTCGGGAAAGATTAAGGGTTTTGATATCGACACCAATTTCTTTTTGGGGAATCATCCGCCACATGCTTCAGTTGAAGCCATTAATTTGCCAAATGCTGAAGGAATTACGGATTGGGAACATTTAGCATGGAAAGAGATTCTGCCTCAATCACATTTGGATGCGGGTTCACAGAATTTCTACGAATGCGAAAGCGATGAAATCTTTACCCATTTGCGTCTGCATATTTATCCTGATGGCGGCGTTGCGCGTTTCAGAGTTTATGGCGAAGTTTTCAAAAACTGGGACGCTGTTTCTGCTAATGATACTATAGATTTGGCTGCCGCGATTAACGGCGGACAAGCGATTGCCTGCAATGATATGTTCTTTAGCGCGATGAGTAATTTGATTATGCCAAATCGTGGTGCGAATATGGGCGACGGTTGGGAAACCAAAAGAAACCGTACGCCAAACAATCGTGACTGGGTTATTCTGAAACTGGCTCACAAAGGAACAGTTGACAAAATCGTTGTTGACACTTGCCATTTCAAAGGAAATTATCCTGATAGTTGCTCGATTGAATGCTGCGTAAGCGATAATGACGATGCTGTTATTAATGCTGGCAATTGGCAGACTTTGTTACCTCAGCAAAAATTAAGTGCCGACAACGAACACGAATTTGTAAAAGAAATTAGTAGTCATAACGCCATCACTCACGTTCGATTGAACATCTTCCCTGATGGTGGAATCAGTCGTTTAAGATTGTTTGGTAAAATCAGTTAA
- a CDS encoding urate hydroxylase PuuD, with translation MSVGTFIIIVLYVIEFSVLITLGYMSYKMPSFLKGKSQKNPEGDEDIRNTSQNYIYAGILLMIVAILFNTYIVVEGTPLEAHMMEWLNIVIRLLHITFGIAWIGASFYFVFLENALNRTEDVRDELAGNLWAVHGGGFYYLEKYKVAPKTIPKHLHWFKYEAYFTWLSGFCLLFVVYYFNASAFLIDKNVLDITATEGILIGVGSFIVGWLIYDKMCKSSLIKNQLAFALVGFAFLIAFAWFYCHVFSARAAYIHFGAMIGSLMVANVFFVIIPGQKEMVRCANLGIPLDPSLGKKALARSLHNNYFTLPVLFVMVSNHFPSTFGYEYPWLMLAIISLGAAGVKHYLNLKEQKHLNVWILPVSVVILLAACFISAPSTNPYECKKEVSFTEVNEIIQKRCTQCHSSAPTDDVYTTAPNGVKYDTPQDIYTKRDLIMQRVVVTKTMPQNNKTNITEEERNTIRCWIEQGASLK, from the coding sequence GTGTCAGTAGGAACATTTATAATAATCGTTTTGTATGTGATTGAATTCAGCGTGTTAATTACGCTGGGTTATATGTCATACAAAATGCCCAGCTTCCTAAAAGGAAAATCTCAAAAAAATCCTGAAGGCGACGAAGATATCCGGAATACGAGCCAGAATTACATCTACGCCGGAATATTGTTGATGATTGTTGCTATCCTTTTCAATACGTATATTGTTGTTGAGGGAACGCCATTGGAAGCGCATATGATGGAATGGCTGAATATTGTCATCCGTTTGCTGCACATTACCTTCGGAATTGCCTGGATTGGCGCTTCGTTTTATTTTGTATTCCTTGAAAATGCTTTAAACCGTACTGAAGATGTCCGTGATGAATTGGCCGGAAACCTTTGGGCTGTTCACGGCGGCGGATTTTATTATTTGGAGAAATATAAAGTTGCACCAAAGACGATTCCGAAACACTTGCACTGGTTCAAATACGAAGCTTATTTTACTTGGTTGTCCGGGTTTTGTTTGTTGTTTGTGGTTTATTATTTCAATGCTTCAGCTTTCCTGATAGATAAGAATGTATTAGATATCACGGCAACAGAAGGAATATTAATTGGAGTTGGTTCGTTTATAGTTGGCTGGCTGATTTATGACAAAATGTGCAAATCATCATTAATCAAAAATCAATTGGCGTTTGCATTGGTTGGTTTTGCTTTTCTGATTGCGTTTGCCTGGTTCTATTGTCACGTATTTAGTGCGCGTGCCGCTTACATCCATTTTGGAGCGATGATTGGAAGTCTTATGGTGGCCAATGTGTTCTTTGTGATTATTCCGGGACAAAAAGAAATGGTGCGTTGTGCCAATTTAGGAATTCCTTTAGATCCAAGTCTGGGTAAAAAAGCATTAGCGCGTTCACTACACAACAATTATTTTACACTTCCTGTTTTGTTTGTGATGGTGAGCAATCACTTTCCGTCTACCTTTGGGTATGAATATCCTTGGTTGATGCTGGCGATAATTTCCCTTGGAGCAGCTGGTGTAAAACACTATCTAAATCTAAAAGAACAAAAGCATCTCAACGTTTGGATACTTCCGGTTTCTGTGGTAATTTTATTAGCTGCCTGTTTTATTTCGGCACCAAGTACAAATCCGTATGAATGCAAAAAAGAAGTTAGCTTTACAGAAGTAAATGAAATTATCCAAAAGCGTTGTACCCAATGCCACTCTTCTGCTCCAACGGACGATGTTTATACAACAGCTCCAAATGGCGTGAAATATGACACACCGCAGGATATTTATACCAAAAGAGATTTGATTATGCAGCGTGTGGTTGTGACCAAAACGATGCCTCAGAATAATAAAACCAACATCACCGAAGAAGAACGAAACACGATTCGCTGTTGGATTGAACAAGGCGCGAGCCTAAAATAA
- a CDS encoding MoaD/ThiS family protein, whose amino-acid sequence MEITVKYFGILADITKKKEESFFIDDESNTLKLLQSKIEIKYPKILVINYSIAVNKKFLQNDISLKNNDIIAFLPQFAGG is encoded by the coding sequence ATGGAAATTACAGTCAAATATTTCGGAATTTTAGCAGATATTACCAAAAAAAAGGAAGAGTCATTTTTTATCGATGATGAGTCAAATACGTTAAAATTGCTACAATCAAAAATTGAAATAAAATATCCTAAAATACTGGTTATTAATTATTCAATAGCTGTAAATAAAAAATTCTTACAAAATGATATTTCGTTAAAAAACAACGATATAATTGCTTTTTTGCCGCAGTTTGCCGGAGGTTAA
- a CDS encoding response regulator has product MNKNGPIIVIEDDMDDQELMAEVFEELGYKNEILFFGDGELALDHLVNNHVEPFIVFSDINMPKLNGMELREKIHNNEDLNLKCTPYLFFSTSNEQQHIIDAYSKSVQGFFVKPRTYDDLRKTLKTIVEYWKTCVSPNYVK; this is encoded by the coding sequence ATGAATAAAAATGGACCAATAATAGTTATTGAAGACGACATGGATGATCAGGAACTGATGGCGGAAGTATTTGAGGAATTAGGTTATAAAAATGAAATACTCTTTTTTGGAGATGGTGAACTAGCGCTCGATCATTTAGTAAACAATCATGTAGAACCTTTTATTGTGTTTTCGGACATCAATATGCCCAAGTTAAACGGAATGGAACTTAGGGAAAAAATCCATAACAATGAAGATTTAAATCTTAAATGCACTCCGTATTTATTTTTCTCTACAAGTAATGAACAGCAACATATAATTGATGCATATTCAAAATCAGTTCAGGGTTTTTTTGTCAAGCCTCGTACTTATGATGATTTAAGAAAAACATTAAAAACGATAGTTGAATATTGGAAAACATGTGTCTCTCCAAATTATGTTAAATAA